From the Arctopsyche grandis isolate Sample6627 chromosome 11, ASM5162203v2, whole genome shotgun sequence genome, one window contains:
- the LOC143918786 gene encoding uncharacterized protein LOC143918786, whose product MAFQQNLTTINDNSQITPVIKMHTIKVVNIRSLQQLPSTSQTFNEPEANGDNEDYRGGKDVVIKVENRENECSEYEEDDSVKDSQFIPECVYECSDSESEPVNDVSDSEEGLIAAEFNTNANAEESESGPVNGVSDSEEGLIAAEFNTNAIAEESPYNLNGEQSSSTGSLNVTMEVRPRKGRKRKYELTREEIRIRKYKNLPHVNSRNKLIESKDFIDYDCGCPLKCNDLISVQKRRSEFQKFYDFGSYNSQSMFIAACVKEKPVKRSYVSKKSKDKATRRQFSREYYLSGVRVCKNMFLKTLQTTSKRVDTSLKKIRSDEAITDKRGNHGGWNKIAEEDELFIVNHIKKMPTCRRENSDARFLMPEMKLRTIYDLYGEEVEKIPRRKVSFSKFKNIFFTKFDLKTKPLKRNVRNQNNNAFVMQEHHPASEI is encoded by the coding sequence ATAATTCGCAAATAACACCTGTTATAAAAATGCATACCATCAAAGTGGTCAACATCAGATCGTTGCAACAGTTGCCATCAACGTCGCAAACGTTCAACGAGCCCGAAGCGAATGGTGATAATGAGGATTATCGTGGTGGGAAGGATGTCGTCATTAAAGTTGAGAATCGTGAGAACGAATGTTCAGAATATGAAGAAGACGACAGCGTCAAAGATTCCCAATTCATACCAGAGTGTGTATACGAATGCAGCGATTCAGAATCTGAACCCGTAAACGATGTTTCTGACTCTGAAGAGGGCCTTATTGCTGCTGAATTTAACACCAATGCTAATGCCGAAGAGTCAGAATCTGGACCCGTAAACGGGGTTTCTGACTCTGAAGAGGGCCTTATTGCTGCTGAATTCAACACTAATGCTATTGCCGAAGAGTCGCCTTACAATTTGAACGGCGAGCAGAGTAGCTCCACGGGTTCATTAAACGTCACAATGGAAGTTAGACCACGCAAGGGCAGAAAGAGAAAGTACGAACTGACTAGAGAGGAGATAAGGATACGAAAATACAAAAACTTGCCCCACGTCAACTCGAGAAACAAATTGATCGAATCTAAAGACTTCATCGACTACGACTGCGGCTGCCCGCTCAAATGCAACGACTTGATTTCGGTACAAAAACGACGCTCGGAATTCCAAAAGTTTTACGATTTCGGCTCATACAATAGCCAGTCTATGTTCATTGCCGCTTGCGTAAAAGAAAAGCCCGTCAAACGGAGCTATGTATCTAAAAAGAGTAAAGACAAAGCAACGAGGAGACAGTTCTCTCGGGAATATTACCTATCCGGAGTGAGAGTTTGTAAGAATATGTTTCTTAAAACGTTGCAGACGACCTCAAAGAGGGTCGACACCTCGCTGAAAAAGATCAGGTCCGACGAGGCTATAACTGACAAGAGGGGCAATCACGGTGGGTGGAATAAGATAGCTGAAGAAGATGAGCTCTTCATTGTGAATCACATTAAAAAGATGCCGACGTGTCGTCGCGAAAATTCCGATGCTAGATTTCTCATGCCCGAGATGAAACTGCGGACTATATATGATCTGTATGGAGAGGAAGTGGAGAAGATCCCTCGCAGGAAAGTTTcgttttctaaatttaaaaatatcttctTCACCAAATTCGACCTGAAGACTAAGCCTTTGAAGAGGAATGTACGCAACCAGAACAATAACGCTTTTGTTATGCAAGAGCACCACCCTGCATCGGAAATATGA